In Armatimonadota bacterium, one genomic interval encodes:
- a CDS encoding glycosyltransferase family 4 protein, whose protein sequence is MKVALLHRQPFGGIATYVSLLAAELAKHDIQATIIEASIRIPAETGLRVDKGVSAWLKEAVGEADLVHAFGYRPAWACGEAFGFDEAWVYTAFDIPKTTHPQLIDRLNRSQCGTCASNAIWRSLDNSFAMDLSIVYPGVVTDRETALTKQEARAQLGIPESALLVGGMGRWEVGCGLRELIDSMVHVQAAHPEARLAIAGQGPEEGELRHRIEGLADPERVHLLGHVPDATTFLSALDLFVAPKARAGTSMGVLEAMAEGVPVLVRGVDGLPELIIEDVSGFVFDSDEALGARITELLSMEMTLETVGRAGRLRALERFTIEQSAQSIVEMYRTVTQDLL, encoded by the coding sequence ATGAAGGTCGCACTGCTTCACCGACAGCCGTTCGGAGGCATCGCCACCTACGTCTCGCTCCTCGCGGCCGAACTCGCCAAGCACGACATTCAGGCCACGATTATCGAGGCGAGCATCCGCATTCCGGCCGAGACGGGCCTCCGAGTGGACAAAGGCGTCAGCGCCTGGCTGAAAGAGGCCGTGGGCGAGGCCGACCTGGTTCACGCATTTGGCTATCGCCCCGCTTGGGCATGCGGCGAGGCGTTCGGCTTCGACGAGGCCTGGGTCTACACCGCCTTCGACATCCCGAAAACCACCCACCCCCAACTGATCGACCGGCTCAACAGGTCGCAGTGCGGGACCTGCGCTTCCAACGCCATCTGGCGCTCCCTGGACAACTCCTTTGCGATGGACCTTTCGATCGTGTATCCAGGCGTCGTCACAGACCGCGAGACCGCGCTCACCAAGCAAGAGGCGCGGGCGCAGCTCGGCATCCCCGAATCGGCCCTTCTGGTTGGGGGAATGGGCCGTTGGGAGGTGGGCTGCGGCCTCCGCGAGCTGATCGATTCGATGGTGCATGTTCAAGCGGCCCATCCGGAGGCAAGGCTGGCGATCGCCGGGCAGGGCCCCGAGGAAGGGGAGCTCAGGCACCGCATCGAGGGCCTTGCCGACCCCGAACGGGTGCATCTACTGGGCCACGTGCCGGACGCAACGACCTTTCTTTCCGCCCTCGACCTCTTCGTCGCGCCGAAAGCCCGCGCGGGCACGAGCATGGGCGTTCTGGAGGCGATGGCGGAGGGCGTGCCCGTGCTCGTTCGCGGGGTCGATGGGCTACCGGAGCTCATCATCGAGGATGTCTCGGGGTTCGTCTTCGATAGCGACGAGGCCTTGGGAGCACGTATCACCGAGCTGCTGTCGATGGAAATGACACTTGAGACCGTCGGCAGAGCGGGCAGACTCAGGGCCCTCGAGCGATTCACGATCGAACAGAGCGCGCAGAGCATCGTCGAAATGTATCGAACGGTGACACAGGACCTTCTCTGA
- a CDS encoding peptidylprolyl isomerase, translated as MANFLFALVAATCLQGAAQDVPKSYLPAKPAPNKVLAKVNGAPITFAEAERLAGDWRAWEVVQDLIAYKMLNGEAKKLGVSATAAEVEAELQKQLANYSKNLRQGQTLNQVLRESGFPRSRLWLRVKSQILLDKIVLREFNAAEFVDVSTIMIPAKSEQLSDLQEAIEGAKKASQDLAAGVSWDTVLKRFQTDPEVLKTHGHLGWRRLAVFPESIRKDLMSLKEGGATKPAQTSNGIQIFRVDRWGKDAKGEVLKQLREEHVNASRQPALERIRKSAKIEEFWGK; from the coding sequence ATGGCGAACTTCCTTTTTGCCCTTGTCGCGGCCACCTGCCTTCAGGGCGCGGCCCAAGACGTCCCCAAGAGCTATCTGCCCGCAAAGCCCGCCCCGAACAAGGTGCTGGCCAAGGTGAACGGCGCGCCCATCACCTTTGCGGAGGCTGAGCGGCTCGCCGGCGACTGGAGGGCTTGGGAGGTTGTGCAGGACCTAATCGCCTACAAGATGCTTAATGGCGAGGCCAAGAAGCTGGGGGTTTCGGCAACGGCCGCCGAGGTCGAGGCGGAGCTCCAGAAACAGCTCGCCAACTACAGCAAGAACCTTCGCCAGGGCCAGACTTTGAACCAGGTACTGCGTGAATCGGGGTTTCCCCGTTCCCGATTGTGGCTGCGGGTGAAGAGCCAGATCCTGCTCGACAAGATCGTGCTGCGCGAGTTCAACGCGGCCGAGTTTGTGGACGTCTCGACGATCATGATCCCCGCCAAAAGCGAGCAGCTTTCTGACCTTCAAGAGGCGATCGAGGGGGCGAAGAAAGCCAGCCAGGACCTGGCGGCCGGAGTGAGCTGGGATACGGTGCTCAAGCGGTTCCAGACCGACCCTGAGGTATTGAAGACGCATGGGCACCTGGGTTGGCGCAGGCTCGCCGTCTTCCCCGAATCCATCCGAAAGGACCTTATGTCGCTTAAGGAAGGTGGAGCCACTAAGCCCGCCCAGACTAGCAACGGCATCCAGATCTTTCGCGTGGACCGGTGGGGGAAGGACGCCAAGGGCGAGGTCCTGAAGCAGCTTAGGGAAGAGCACGTGAACGCCTCGAGGCAGCCCGCGCTGGAGCGCATCCGCAAATCCGCCAAGATCGAGGAGTTTTGGGGGAAGTAG
- a CDS encoding 30S ribosomal protein S18 has translation MSDELNPINAARDKELGLGEGKQRGRKRRKVSYLTLNKIEYVDYKDFSVLRRFINDRGKILSSRQTGNNANQQRMIARAIRRARELALLPFVVTEMSADRREYTPRGPRRDRNYGAPREEAQAEVATAQAAAPAPEAAETPASE, from the coding sequence ATGAGCGACGAACTGAATCCCATCAATGCAGCGCGCGACAAGGAGCTTGGCCTCGGAGAGGGCAAGCAGCGCGGCCGCAAGCGCCGAAAGGTCAGCTATCTGACCCTGAACAAGATCGAATACGTCGATTACAAGGATTTTTCGGTCCTTCGCCGGTTCATCAACGATCGTGGCAAGATCCTTTCGTCGCGACAGACCGGCAACAACGCCAACCAGCAGCGCATGATCGCCCGCGCGATCCGCCGCGCGCGAGAATTGGCGCTCCTGCCGTTCGTGGTTACCGAGATGTCGGCCGACCGCCGGGAATACACGCCGCGCGGCCCGCGAAGGGATCGCAACTATGGCGCCCCGCGCGAGGAAGCCCAGGCCGAGGTGGCGACTGCACAAGCCGCTGCGCCCGCCCCCGAAGCTGCAGAAACCCCTGCGTCGGAGTAA
- a CDS encoding KpsF/GutQ family sugar-phosphate isomerase, producing the protein MILDTVREALRQEGVAVLKAADALGEPYETAVRWILGCSGRVITCGVGKSGHIARKTAGTLSSTGTPSLFLHAAEAVHGDLGMVTSRDIVILYSHSGETDELIKLFPSLQTIGAKTILITGRANSSGARLADLTLDTFVTDEACPNNLAPTTSTTVMLALSDALAIAVMKERRFGSEDFARFHPSGTLGKRLLLRVMDVMRKDADIALCGPQTPILDALRAITKAGAGAACVVDSEGRLAGLFSDGDLRRHILSGSDPKTAIAAELMTPNPATVSPDLLAVEALEVFQNLPKKIGEMPVLDRDGKVLGLIVLKDLTRSGIV; encoded by the coding sequence ATGATCCTCGACACCGTGCGCGAAGCCCTGCGTCAGGAGGGCGTCGCCGTGCTCAAGGCTGCGGACGCGCTCGGCGAGCCCTACGAGACCGCGGTTCGCTGGATTCTGGGGTGTTCAGGGCGAGTGATCACATGCGGCGTTGGCAAGTCGGGCCACATCGCCCGCAAGACCGCCGGAACGCTGAGCAGTACAGGAACACCCAGCCTGTTCCTGCATGCCGCCGAGGCAGTTCACGGCGACCTCGGCATGGTCACGAGCCGGGACATCGTGATCCTCTACAGCCATAGCGGCGAGACCGATGAACTGATCAAGCTGTTTCCCTCGCTTCAGACGATCGGGGCCAAGACGATCCTGATTACGGGTCGGGCGAACAGCAGCGGGGCGAGACTGGCGGACCTTACGCTTGACACCTTCGTCACCGACGAGGCTTGCCCCAACAACCTCGCACCCACGACCAGCACCACGGTGATGCTCGCGCTGAGCGACGCCCTGGCGATCGCCGTGATGAAGGAGCGGCGGTTTGGCTCTGAGGACTTCGCTCGGTTCCACCCCAGCGGAACGCTCGGTAAGCGCCTCCTGCTGCGCGTGATGGACGTGATGAGGAAGGATGCCGACATTGCGCTTTGTGGGCCTCAAACGCCCATTCTGGACGCTTTGCGGGCTATCACCAAGGCGGGCGCCGGGGCCGCCTGCGTGGTGGACTCAGAAGGGCGTCTGGCGGGCCTGTTCAGCGACGGAGACTTGCGACGGCACATCTTGAGCGGTTCAGACCCGAAAACCGCGATAGCGGCGGAGCTGATGACGCCGAATCCGGCTACGGTGAGCCCGGATTTGCTGGCCGTCGAGGCGCTGGAGGTCTTTCAGAACCTTCCGAAGAAGATCGGCGAGATGCCGGTGCTCGACCGCGACGGCAAGGTGCTGGGGCTGATTGTTCTCAAAGACCTGACAAGGAGTGGGATTGTGTGA
- the rocF gene encoding arginase, with the protein MIEVIGAPFDAGGKRQGSRMGPAAARLGGIIEALAHSERSAHDVGDLPQANHSEDKKGIKSFQAVRHACVECRAAVLASFERGATPLVVGGDHSIAMGTLGAALEYAQDELAVLWVDAHADLNTAATTPSGNVHGMPLGLMMGFPSGCEGVKDKQWGELQSAMTGGRKLSANQVAWVGLRDVDDPEAEHFHSLSGQFASTMYDIDRRGLVHELERFDRWMREGGKKRLWISFDVDSLDPFLAPGTGTAVRGGLTYREMHLMGEFLHEVMASPDCPYELLGLDVVEINPIFDANNETARTAVEWIASLFGKTILGKR; encoded by the coding sequence GTGATCGAGGTCATCGGTGCGCCGTTCGATGCCGGCGGCAAGCGACAAGGGAGTCGGATGGGGCCCGCAGCCGCGCGCCTCGGGGGCATCATCGAGGCGTTGGCCCATTCCGAGCGTTCTGCGCACGACGTCGGCGACCTGCCCCAGGCGAACCACTCAGAGGACAAGAAGGGCATCAAGAGCTTTCAGGCGGTGCGCCACGCTTGCGTGGAGTGCCGTGCGGCTGTGTTGGCCTCGTTTGAGCGCGGCGCGACGCCCCTGGTGGTGGGCGGCGACCACTCGATCGCGATGGGCACTCTGGGGGCAGCGCTGGAGTACGCACAAGACGAACTGGCGGTGCTGTGGGTGGACGCCCACGCGGATTTGAACACGGCCGCGACGACCCCCTCCGGCAACGTCCACGGCATGCCTCTCGGCCTGATGATGGGCTTTCCCAGCGGTTGCGAAGGCGTGAAGGACAAGCAGTGGGGCGAGCTTCAGAGCGCCATGACGGGGGGCAGAAAGCTTTCGGCGAACCAGGTGGCCTGGGTGGGCTTGCGCGATGTGGACGACCCTGAGGCCGAGCATTTTCATTCCCTGAGCGGGCAGTTCGCGTCCACGATGTACGACATCGACCGCCGCGGCCTCGTGCATGAACTCGAGCGGTTCGATCGCTGGATGCGGGAGGGCGGCAAGAAACGCCTTTGGATCAGCTTCGATGTGGACTCGCTCGACCCGTTCCTCGCTCCAGGAACCGGGACCGCGGTGCGCGGTGGCTTGACCTATCGCGAGATGCACCTGATGGGCGAGTTCCTGCACGAGGTGATGGCCTCGCCCGATTGCCCCTACGAGCTTTTGGGGCTGGATGTCGTGGAGATCAACCCGATCTTCGACGCCAACAACGAGACCGCCCGAACGGCGGTCGAGTGGATCGCCTCGCTGTTCGGCAAGACGATCTTGGGCAAACGGTAG